One genomic region from Proteus vulgaris encodes:
- the tetR(H) gene encoding tetracycline resistance transcriptional repressor TetR(H), whose amino-acid sequence MAKLDKEQVIDNALILLNEVGIEGLTTRKLAQKIGVEQPTLYWHVKNKRALLDALAETILQKHHHHVLPLPNETWQDFLRNNAKSFRQALLMYRDGGKIHAGTRPSESQFETSEQQLQFLCDAGFSLSQAVYALSSIAHFTLGSVLETQEHQESQKEREKAETDAVAYPPLLTQAVAIMDSDNGDAAFLFVLDVMISGLETVLKSAQ is encoded by the coding sequence ATGGCAAAGCTAGATAAAGAACAAGTTATTGATAATGCGTTGATTTTACTTAATGAAGTTGGTATTGAAGGATTAACAACGCGTAAGTTGGCGCAAAAAATAGGTGTTGAGCAACCGACGCTGTATTGGCATGTAAAAAATAAGCGCGCTTTGTTAGATGCATTAGCAGAAACTATTTTGCAAAAGCATCATCATCATGTTTTGCCATTGCCGAATGAAACATGGCAGGATTTTTTACGAAATAACGCGAAAAGCTTTCGCCAAGCCTTATTAATGTATCGTGATGGTGGCAAAATTCATGCAGGAACACGTCCATCTGAAAGCCAATTTGAGACATCAGAACAGCAACTACAATTTTTGTGTGATGCAGGGTTTAGTCTATCTCAAGCTGTGTATGCATTGAGCTCTATTGCGCATTTCACATTAGGCTCCGTACTGGAAACTCAAGAGCATCAAGAAAGCCAAAAAGAGCGTGAAAAAGCAGAGACGGATGCTGTTGCCTATCCGCCATTATTAACCCAAGCCGTTGCAATTATGGATAGTGATAATGGTGATGCTGCATTTTTGTTTGTCCTTGATGTGATGATCTCTGGACTTGAAACAGTATTAAAGAGCGCTCAATAA
- the aes gene encoding acetyl esterase codes for MKTKNKINVLELISPEMKQVMQFYADNPQPAPENDGYSSMRLAYNQDRRYWNADAPEMFSIQDISVSTSYGNVLTRLYKPKEKTPATLYYLHGGGFILGNLDTHDRIMRLLACYTGCAVIGIDYSLSPEARYPQAIDESAQVCQYYHQNAKHYDINTQHIGFAGDSAGAMLSLATVLWLRDKQIHCGNISAVLLWYGLYGLRDSTSRRLYGGEWDGLRQQDLEEYDNAYLTALGSRDAPYYCLFNNDLTQDIPPCFIASAQYDPLIDDSVTLFKTLEAHQLACEYKMYPGTLHAFLHYSRMMKVADDAIRDGAHYFVKQLTLSNN; via the coding sequence ATGAAAACTAAAAATAAAATCAATGTGCTAGAACTTATTTCGCCAGAGATGAAGCAAGTTATGCAATTTTATGCAGATAATCCGCAACCTGCGCCAGAAAATGATGGTTATTCATCAATGCGTCTTGCTTATAATCAAGATAGGCGTTATTGGAATGCAGATGCACCAGAGATGTTTAGCATACAAGATATTTCGGTGAGTACTTCTTATGGAAATGTATTAACACGTCTTTATAAACCCAAAGAGAAAACACCCGCAACACTCTATTATTTGCATGGTGGCGGTTTTATTTTAGGAAATTTAGATACTCACGATCGCATTATGCGACTGCTTGCCTGCTATACCGGTTGTGCCGTTATTGGTATTGACTATTCATTGTCTCCCGAAGCTCGCTATCCTCAAGCCATTGATGAATCGGCACAGGTTTGTCAGTATTATCATCAAAATGCAAAACACTATGATATTAATACACAACATATTGGTTTTGCAGGTGATTCTGCGGGTGCAATGTTATCTCTTGCTACTGTATTGTGGCTACGCGACAAACAAATTCACTGTGGCAATATTAGTGCTGTTTTGCTTTGGTATGGATTATATGGCCTACGCGATTCCACCAGCCGTCGCCTTTATGGGGGAGAATGGGATGGATTGCGCCAGCAAGATCTAGAAGAATATGATAATGCATATTTAACCGCACTTGGCAGTCGTGATGCACCTTATTATTGCTTATTCAATAACGATTTAACGCAAGATATTCCACCTTGCTTTATCGCCAGCGCACAATATGACCCACTTATTGATGACAGCGTGACACTATTTAAAACCTTAGAAGCCCATCAATTAGCTTGTGAATATAAAATGTATCCAGGCACATTACATGCCTTTTTACACTACTCACGTATGATGAAAGTGGCTGATGACGCCATTCGAGATGGCGCTCACTACTTTGTCAAACAACTGACTTTGTCAAACAACTAG
- a CDS encoding class I SAM-dependent methyltransferase, protein MQDSKDKLLKNWTEGAENYSNLIQLELNCFQREAWLNIIHEYCGQHGKLKVLDVGTGPGFFSIIMAKAGHKVTAIDCTDAMVDVAKKNFETYQVDVDVMQGDSHSLPFPDDHFDLVISRNVAWTLLDAKQGYKEWLRVLKPGARTLIFDANWNRYLFDDGLNQKNSEDIEAYTALFNEKPAGYSDAMLDYRKSMPMCQKIRPQWDLETLVTLGYSELTCLTNINERVYDEKRKVLYRSTPMFMIAASKPWVKVTY, encoded by the coding sequence ATGCAGGACTCAAAAGATAAATTATTAAAAAATTGGACAGAGGGTGCTGAGAATTACAGTAATTTGATCCAATTAGAATTAAACTGTTTCCAACGAGAAGCGTGGCTAAATATTATTCATGAATATTGTGGTCAACACGGTAAATTAAAGGTGCTGGATGTGGGAACAGGCCCCGGTTTTTTCTCTATTATTATGGCGAAAGCAGGGCACAAAGTAACGGCAATAGATTGCACTGATGCGATGGTTGATGTCGCTAAGAAAAACTTTGAAACTTACCAAGTTGATGTCGATGTAATGCAAGGCGATAGCCACTCTTTACCTTTCCCTGATGATCATTTTGATTTGGTGATTAGCCGTAATGTGGCATGGACGTTATTAGATGCCAAACAAGGTTATAAAGAGTGGTTACGAGTCTTAAAACCGGGAGCAAGAACACTGATTTTTGATGCTAACTGGAATCGCTATTTATTTGATGACGGCTTAAATCAGAAAAATAGTGAAGATATTGAAGCCTATACTGCACTGTTTAATGAAAAGCCAGCAGGGTATAGCGATGCAATGCTCGATTACCGTAAAAGTATGCCGATGTGTCAAAAAATTAGACCACAATGGGATCTTGAGACGCTAGTTACCCTAGGTTATTCAGAACTAACCTGTTTAACTAATATTAATGAGCGAGTGTATGACGAAAAACGTAAAGTGCTTTATCGCTCAACACCAATGTTTATGATTGCAGCTAGTAAGCCTTGGGTAAAAGTGACTTATTAA
- a CDS encoding NUDIX hydrolase — MNEQDFLASYNRRDFLSPLITVDAVLFTYHEEQLKVLLVKRGEHPEKGKWGLPGGFVDEVQDKCLEDTVLRKLKEKTGVVPPYIEQLCSVGNSQRDVRGWSVTVCYTALIAHQACEAHIDTVDSVMWCPMDEIAQQSLAFDHHELIAQSRERLKQKSLYSIVPGFALPEVFTLPELQHVHEILIGKEIQKKSFRRRIEQADLLIDTGEKRAERGRPASLYRLKEASADYRFIRNLEF; from the coding sequence ATGAATGAACAAGATTTTTTAGCCAGTTATAACCGTCGTGATTTCCTATCTCCACTGATCACCGTTGATGCCGTACTGTTTACTTACCATGAAGAGCAGTTAAAAGTGTTGTTGGTGAAAAGAGGGGAGCATCCTGAAAAAGGAAAATGGGGTTTACCCGGTGGATTTGTCGATGAAGTGCAAGACAAATGCCTTGAAGATACGGTGCTAAGAAAATTAAAAGAGAAAACGGGCGTGGTCCCCCCTTATATTGAGCAGCTCTGTTCAGTGGGAAATAGCCAGCGTGATGTAAGAGGTTGGTCGGTGACGGTTTGTTATACCGCGTTGATTGCACATCAAGCCTGTGAAGCACATATCGATACCGTGGATTCGGTGATGTGGTGCCCTATGGATGAAATTGCACAACAAAGCTTAGCGTTTGATCACCATGAATTAATTGCCCAATCGAGAGAGCGATTAAAGCAAAAATCACTCTATTCGATTGTTCCCGGGTTTGCATTACCAGAAGTATTTACCCTGCCAGAATTGCAACATGTTCATGAAATTTTGATTGGTAAAGAGATCCAGAAAAAATCATTTAGACGACGCATCGAGCAAGCTGACTTATTGATTGATACTGGAGAAAAACGCGCAGAAAGAGGACGCCCTGCAAGTCTGTATCGACTTAAAGAGGCGTCTGCGGATTATCGCTTTATTCGAAATCTTGAATTTTAA
- a CDS encoding SPFH domain-containing protein, producing MFNLNYFKADSSTFIIKSVNGRVRQQGKGLSFWYNSATTSIAALPLNAQEAPFIFNFQTSDFQGLRIQGQISFQVKAPEKAAEVLNFNLSKNGKSYASEDPLKLSDRVVRIAQTLIQAKIQSTPLREALLLSQSLVTLVMEQLIEHPSLEALGIAILDVSIAAITPSPETLKALEAEARESLLKEADDAIYARRKFSVEQERTIKEAELETDLSVQRKRQEIEEARLENERTLLREQAEIEKERLEAKVNAEAKRKELVALSAENQRTQSEADAYAIEATMRAYRELPVENLKAMALAKMDSQQLMAMAFETLALNSGKIGELNITPDLFSQFMKKGSK from the coding sequence ATGTTTAACTTAAATTACTTTAAAGCTGATTCATCAACATTCATTATCAAATCCGTCAATGGTCGCGTTCGCCAACAAGGTAAAGGCTTGAGTTTTTGGTATAACTCCGCCACAACCTCTATTGCGGCATTACCTTTAAACGCGCAAGAAGCACCTTTTATTTTTAACTTCCAAACCTCGGACTTTCAGGGTTTACGCATTCAAGGGCAAATCTCATTTCAGGTTAAAGCACCTGAAAAAGCCGCAGAAGTACTCAACTTTAACTTGAGCAAAAACGGCAAATCGTATGCCTCTGAAGATCCACTCAAACTCAGTGATCGTGTTGTACGTATTGCACAAACCTTAATTCAAGCGAAGATCCAAAGCACACCACTTAGAGAAGCGTTATTACTTAGCCAATCATTAGTGACTTTGGTGATGGAACAATTAATTGAACATCCCTCATTAGAGGCGTTAGGTATTGCGATTTTAGATGTCTCTATAGCGGCAATCACACCATCACCAGAAACCTTAAAAGCACTCGAAGCCGAAGCGAGAGAATCCTTACTGAAAGAAGCCGATGATGCCATTTATGCTCGTCGTAAATTCTCAGTAGAACAAGAGCGCACCATTAAAGAGGCTGAATTAGAAACCGATTTATCTGTTCAACGTAAACGCCAAGAGATTGAAGAAGCACGTTTAGAAAACGAACGTACATTATTACGCGAACAAGCTGAAATTGAAAAAGAGCGCCTTGAAGCCAAGGTTAATGCTGAAGCAAAACGCAAAGAACTGGTCGCGTTAAGTGCTGAAAATCAGCGAACACAATCAGAAGCAGATGCTTATGCTATTGAAGCTACCATGCGTGCTTATCGCGAATTGCCCGTTGAGAATCTAAAAGCAATGGCACTAGCAAAAATGGACTCACAACAATTAATGGCAATGGCATTTGAAACCTTAGCGCTGAATTCAGGAAAAATCGGCGAGTTGAATATCACACCTGATTTATTTAGCCAATTTATGAAAAAAGGCAGTAAATAA
- the tet(H) gene encoding tetracycline efflux MFS transporter Tet(H), translating to MNKSIIIILLITVLDAIGIGLIMPVLPTLLNEFVSENSLATHYGVLLALYATMQVIFAPILGRLSDKYGRKPILLFSLLGAALDYLLMAFSTTLWMLYIGRIIAGITGATGAVCASSMSDVTPAKNRTRYFGFLGGAFGVGLIIGPMLGGILGDISAHTPFIFAAISHSILLILSLLFFRETQKRAAIVANSTPQNQTASNSVTGFIKKSLYFWLAAYFIIQLIGQIPATIWVLFTQYRFDWNTTSVGMSLAVLGVLHIFFQAVVAGKLAQKWGEKTTIMISMSIDMMGCLLLAWIGQVWVILPALICLAAGGMGQPALQGYLSKSVDDNAQGKLQGTLVSLTNITGIIGPLLFAFIYSYSIAYWDGLLWMMGAVFYAMLLITAYFHQRKATPKTAISIS from the coding sequence ATGAATAAATCAATTATTATTATACTGCTGATCACCGTATTAGATGCCATTGGTATCGGGCTTATCATGCCAGTACTCCCTACGCTATTAAATGAATTTGTCAGTGAAAATTCGCTGGCAACCCATTACGGTGTGCTATTAGCGCTCTATGCTACCATGCAGGTCATTTTTGCCCCTATTCTAGGACGACTGTCTGATAAGTACGGCAGAAAGCCCATCTTGCTGTTTTCCCTTTTAGGCGCCGCACTCGACTACCTGTTAATGGCATTCTCAACCACACTTTGGATGCTCTATATTGGGCGCATCATTGCTGGTATTACGGGTGCAACAGGTGCTGTATGTGCATCATCGATGAGCGATGTGACTCCTGCTAAAAATCGAACTCGCTATTTTGGTTTCTTAGGGGGCGCATTTGGTGTTGGTCTTATTATTGGCCCAATGCTAGGGGGGATATTAGGTGATATCAGTGCTCATACGCCGTTTATCTTTGCCGCTATTTCACACTCGATATTATTAATCCTCTCTTTGCTCTTTTTCCGTGAAACGCAAAAAAGAGCAGCGATTGTTGCCAATAGCACGCCTCAAAACCAAACTGCATCAAATTCAGTCACTGGCTTTATTAAGAAAAGCCTCTACTTTTGGTTAGCAGCCTATTTTATTATCCAGCTTATCGGGCAAATTCCTGCCACAATCTGGGTGTTGTTTACACAATACCGTTTTGATTGGAACACAACCTCTGTCGGCATGTCTTTGGCTGTTCTGGGTGTATTACATATTTTCTTTCAGGCCGTTGTTGCCGGGAAATTAGCACAAAAGTGGGGCGAAAAAACCACCATTATGATCAGCATGTCTATTGATATGATGGGTTGCTTATTATTAGCGTGGATAGGTCAAGTTTGGGTTATCTTGCCAGCATTAATTTGCTTAGCCGCCGGAGGAATGGGACAACCTGCATTACAAGGCTATTTATCCAAATCTGTCGATGATAATGCGCAAGGGAAATTACAAGGCACACTGGTGAGCCTAACCAATATTACCGGAATTATTGGGCCACTCTTATTTGCCTTTATTTATAGTTATAGCATCGCTTATTGGGATGGTTTGTTATGGATGATGGGTGCCGTATTTTATGCCATGTTGCTTATTACTGCTTATTTTCACCAAAGAAAAGCAACACCTAAAACTGCTATTTCGATATCTTAA
- a CDS encoding sugar kinase has product MQRNEDFRFVLVMRKSRLQELIERFNTWSQAKFYLEHNNVEVKDYLNEHNLYQKQLTEAELILKSLGRFQLLERGLLPSYQFSPHDIVVVIGQDGLVANTLKYLNGQPIIAINPDPSRWDGKLLPFEIGQLKETVINTINKKMPFKTVTFAQATTNDGQSLLAVNDLFIGPKSHTSARYILQWNGAEEVQSSSGIIVSTGLGSTGWFQSILAGAMAITGEASHPLSQGFSWSERKLQFSVREPFPSRTTGVALTFGTIEPDSPLQLGSLMPENGVIFSDGIEDDYLQFNAGCIAHIGIADIQGQLISQKGRQRI; this is encoded by the coding sequence ATGCAACGTAACGAAGATTTTCGCTTTGTGCTGGTGATGAGAAAAAGCCGCTTACAGGAATTAATTGAGCGCTTTAATACTTGGTCACAAGCCAAATTCTATTTAGAACACAACAATGTTGAGGTAAAGGATTACCTCAATGAACACAATTTATATCAAAAGCAACTCACAGAAGCTGAGCTGATTTTAAAATCATTAGGACGATTTCAACTTTTAGAAAGAGGTCTATTGCCTAGCTATCAATTCTCACCTCACGATATTGTGGTGGTAATTGGTCAAGATGGGCTTGTAGCTAATACGCTGAAATACCTTAATGGACAGCCCATCATTGCGATAAACCCTGATCCATCAAGATGGGATGGTAAATTATTACCCTTTGAAATAGGGCAATTAAAAGAGACAGTCATTAATACCATTAATAAAAAAATGCCATTTAAAACAGTCACTTTTGCACAAGCGACAACCAATGATGGTCAATCCTTATTAGCGGTTAATGACTTATTTATTGGTCCTAAAAGCCACACTTCTGCACGGTATATTTTGCAATGGAATGGCGCTGAAGAAGTGCAATCTTCATCAGGCATTATTGTATCAACAGGACTGGGATCAACAGGATGGTTTCAATCTATTCTTGCTGGCGCAATGGCAATTACAGGAGAAGCTTCACACCCTCTGTCACAAGGTTTTAGCTGGAGTGAACGAAAGCTACAATTTAGTGTAAGAGAGCCGTTTCCAAGTAGAACAACTGGTGTTGCACTGACTTTTGGTACTATTGAGCCTGATTCACCACTGCAATTAGGATCTTTGATGCCAGAGAATGGTGTGATTTTCTCTGATGGCATCGAAGATGACTATTTACAATTTAACGCAGGTTGCATTGCCCACATTGGTATCGCTGACATACAAGGGCAATTAATTAGCCAAAAAGGACGTCAGCGAATTTAA